From the genome of Scytonema hofmannii PCC 7110, one region includes:
- a CDS encoding AAA family ATPase has product MSDWRIFKGNSKPHDEIERLPDPPGWRRFASAKKLEKIEDKETKAVQRGRNFWIDQKDTDLINIVNAALYLRRPLLVTGKPGIGKTSLAYAVAYELNLGSVLLWPITARSTLQEGLYRYDAIARLQDAQLNQKSETNKTNNSIGQYIQLGPVGTALLPSPRPRVLLIDEIDKSDINLPNDLLNLFEEGDFEIPELARISKLEQRVIVRSYDGTDASVTDGRIHCDAFPFILLTSNGERDFPPAFLRRCLRLTLQQPSQKALTEIVKAHLGDEVLEKAEPLIEDFLEKCKNGELATDQLLNAVYLLTGKSRLTPVDETNLKALLMQYLT; this is encoded by the coding sequence ATGAGCGATTGGCGAATTTTCAAAGGGAATAGTAAACCCCATGATGAAATTGAACGTTTACCCGATCCTCCCGGTTGGCGCAGGTTCGCTAGTGCTAAGAAGCTCGAAAAAATAGAGGATAAAGAAACAAAAGCTGTGCAACGGGGTAGAAACTTTTGGATTGACCAAAAAGATACCGACTTAATTAACATTGTCAACGCAGCACTTTATTTGCGGCGACCTTTGTTAGTTACTGGTAAACCAGGAATCGGCAAAACTTCCCTTGCCTATGCCGTCGCTTATGAACTCAACCTCGGTTCAGTTCTTTTGTGGCCTATAACAGCACGTTCAACGCTACAGGAGGGTCTGTATCGCTATGATGCGATCGCTCGTTTACAGGATGCTCAATTAAATCAAAAAAGTGAAACCAATAAAACAAATAACAGTATTGGTCAATACATTCAGCTAGGACCGGTTGGAACAGCATTGTTACCATCGCCCCGTCCACGTGTCTTACTTATTGATGAAATAGACAAAAGCGATATTAACTTACCTAATGACCTGCTAAATTTATTTGAAGAAGGGGATTTTGAAATTCCAGAACTAGCCCGTATATCTAAGTTGGAACAACGGGTAATAGTGCGAAGTTATGATGGCACCGACGCTTCTGTTACAGATGGTCGCATACATTGTGATGCGTTTCCATTCATTCTACTTACCAGTAATGGAGAACGAGATTTTCCTCCTGCTTTTTTACGTCGCTGTTTGCGACTGACACTTCAACAACCTAGCCAAAAAGCCCTAACGGAAATTGTGAAAGCGCATTTGGGAGATGAAGTTCTAGAAAAAGCCGAACCTCTCATTGAGGATTTTCTTGAAAAATGTAAAAATGGAGAGCTAGCAACCGACCAACTGCTGAATGCTGTTTACTTACTGACTGGTAAATCCAGATTGACTCCAGTTGACGAGACAAATCTCAAAGCACTACTTATGCAATATCTTACGTAG